CCGACAACCGCATCATCGGCGCGGGCCCCCTTGGCAGCATCGTGCAGGCGGGCATCCAACTGGGCCTGGGCGCCACGGGGACCTTGGAGGGCAACGCCATCTTCGGAAACACATACACGGGCTCCGGCGTGGCGGCGGGCATCCTGGTCCATGGCGGTGCGTTGCATGGGGGGCCGCTTTCATCGGGTATCACCATCCGCGACAACACCCTGTTCAACAATGATATCGGCGTCTATCTGGCGCAGGGCACCGCGGGCGGGAGCCCACCGCAAGCGGCCACGCGAATCACCGTCGTGGACAACCTGATTCATTACGACGTGGTCACCAACGGTTTTGTGTACCAGGCCGCCATCTCCGACCTGGGCACCGGCAACATCATCCACTCCAATACCATCACCGGGGCCGGGTATGACCCGGAGACGCTCCCCGGCGCCACCTTCTCCGTGGACGTGGTCGCGGGAGCCGCCTCGACGCTGGTCTTCTTCACCCCCTCACGACGGGTCGCCGTGGGAGCCTGCTCCGGCCCCCTCATCCTCCAGGCCCAGGACGCGGACGGCAACCTGTCCCGGCCCGCCGAAACGGGCCTCACGCTCACCGCGCTGGGCCCCGCCGCGGCCGGCATCCAGTTCTTCGCCAACGCCAACTGCGAGGGCCCCACCGTGACGGAACTCGACATCGCGAACGCCCAGGCCCAAGGCACGTTCTCCTTCCGCGCGGCGAGGACCGGCAGCGTCTCCGTGTTCGCCTGGAACGAGGACCTGGCGGGCGCCCAGTCCCAGGTGGTGACCGCCGGACTGGCGGACGGCCCGCACACCGCGCCGCCGCGCTGAGCCCCACCCGGCCGCGCCAGACATTGGCCCGGGACCACCCCTGTGGTGGTCCCGGGCTTCTTTTTCCCATCAGCGTGGACACGCAATAGACATACAATCACAACACGGCATCACTCAATCCCATCCGAACAATGTCACGACCTCCTCACGAGGCAAGACCCACGCGTTGAAGGGCGGGGGGACTGCCAGGATTCCATCGCTGTCTGCATCCCGAGAGACCACATTGAGACATTGCTTCGACGCACCGCGCCTTGGGGATTCATTGCATCCAGACTGTTGAATTGAAAGTGATTGAAGTGACCTCCAGGAGGGCTTTGCCATGCAGGGCTCCTCCCCCAGGTTGCTCTTGGCCCGTCAATCTCAATCAGGCGGCGGGGCGCTTTGACACGACCCTGTTTGTCTTCCTGATGAATGACGGCGGGCCTCAACAGGAGAAGCGAATGAACCGGTTGGTCGTAGGATTGGTTTCATGGATGGCCATGGTCATGGCCACGGGTGGAAACGCAGCACGGGCGGAGCAGACCGAGGCACCGCCCGAGCTCGTTCCGGTCATGACGAGTTGGATCTACCGCGATGTCATGGAAGCCCCCTGGCAGGATTACTCATGGGCCCAGCGCTCGCTCACGAACACCTCCCCGGTGGCCGCGGGTCGCTATTCCATCTCCACGACGATGCGCGCCTGGGAGGGGCTGTATTTCAATACGCCCCCGCTGAGCGCGAATCCCGGCGCGATGCTCACGGTGCGCGTGCATGGCGGGAGCGCGGGAACCAACGCGGTGTTGCTCGCGAGGGCGGTGGTGAACGGCAACTTCACCCCCGGCACCGAATTGGGGCCGTATTGCACGGGAGGACGCATCCGCGCCAACGCGTGGGTGACGTGTGACGTGCCCGTGTCCTTGCTGGCGCCCCAGGGGGCGGCGCTGACGGGCCTCGTCCTCCAGGAAGGGCGCGGGGTGAACCTGTCCACGCTCTACTTCGATGAGCTGGGCGTGCGCGGGCTGACCGCGCCGCCGCCGCCAGTGGAGGTGGCCATCCAGCCGACCTCCGTCACCGTGCCCGCCGGAGGAACACAGACCTTCACCGCCACCGTGACAGGCAGCACGAACACCGCCGTGACGTGGTCCGTCCAGGAAGGCTCCGTGGGAGGCGTCATCAGCGCGGCCGGCGTGTACACCGCGCCCGCGACCGCGGGCACCTATCACGTGACGGCGACGAGCCAGGCGGCCCCGTCGAAGTCCGCGGTGGCCACCGTCAACGTGACCCGCGCGCCGCCGCCCCTGGGCAGCAAGTGGGTGTCCGGCTACTACACCGGCTGGAACGCGGAGATGTACCCGCCAGAGAAGGTGGACTTCTCCGCGCTGACGCACATCCTCGTCGGCCGCGTCACGCCCAACCCCGACGGCACGGTGAACACGCAGTTCGACAACTCGAACGGCCCCGCCATTGCCCGCACGCTGTCGAGGCGGGCCCATGAAGCGGGCCGCAAGGCCATCATCATGGTGGGCGGCGCGGGTGAACACGATGGCTGGGTGGGCGCCGCGTCCAACGCGAACCGGGCGCGCTTCGTCCAGAACCTCCTCAACGCCATGGACAGCTTTGGCTATGACGGCCTGGACATCGACTGGGAGCCGGTGGAGCCCGCGGACAAGCCGTTCCTGCTGGCCCTGATTCAGGAGCTGCGCGCGGCCCGCCCGCAGATGCTGCTCACCATGCCCATTGGCTGGGTGAACAGCAATTTCCCCGGGGACGCGGACCCGTGGTTCGTCAACCTGGCGCCCTCCTTGGACCAGATGAACGTGATGAGCTACGAGATGACGGGGCCCTGGGGTGGATGGCTGTCCTGGTACACGTCCGCGCTGAAGGGTGAGTCGGGCCTCCACCCCACGTCCGTGTCCTTCAGCCTCAATGCCTGGGTGAACGCGGGCATTCCCAAGGCGAAGCTGGGAATGGGCATTCCCTTCTATGGCATGGCCTGGCGAAACATCACCGGTCCCTATCAGCCGTACACGGACTGGTCCGACTACGTGGGCAGCGACAACTCCTTTACCTACAAGAAGATTCTCGAGCTGTCGGCGACGGGCACCTATCGCTGGGACGACGCGGCGCAGGCCAGCTATGTCACCTTCGACGTTCCCGTGGAGGACGGCACCGTGCGGTGGATTTCGTATGACTCGCCTCAGGCCATCGCCGCCAAGGGCGCCTTCACCCATGACAACGGATTCGGTGGCACCATCATCTGGACCCTCAACCAGGGGTGCACGGATCCAGCCACGGGGGCCAATCCGTTGCTCGACGCGGTGAAGGGCGCCTTTCTCCCCTAAAGGCGTCCCGGGTGACCTTGCATGAGGTCCCGCGGTCCGTCACTGAGAAGCCGCGGGGAGTGCCTTCTCGAGGTGCCATTGGCCAATCACCATGGCACCTGCCTTCCAGGGCCGGCGGGGCGCACTCGCCTGCCCCCGTGGTGGAGGCACTTTTCCCTCCCTTGACATCCCACACCTCGGCACCCGGATTGCTCAAGGTGGCTCACGCTGGATGACGGGCTGCCCACGGCAGGCATCCCGGGGTCCACGGTGGGTCGTCGCGGAAGACGGGGGTCGATGGTGATGCGTCACGATTGGAAGGCAATGGCAGGCGTGGTGGGGCTGTGGGTGCTCTCGGGGTGTGGCGCGCAGTTGCCAACCGAGGAGACCGACACGGCACAGGCGAGCGAGAGCGCGAGCGCGTCGGCCATGGATGCGGACCTGCCCAAGGTTCCCACGGAGCAGGATGTCGCATGGGAGCTGGACCTCTACCCCACCGCCGGCGTGGGCGGCATCTCTCCCCTGAGCCTGGTGAAGTTCTGGACGTACGAGCGCTTCATCATCAACGGAGACCAGGGCATCTGGACCCGTCCAGAGCTGAAGCGAACGCTGCTCGCGAAGGCGGAGGTGGACGAGTGCTTCTCGGCCATTGGCGGCCCCATCAATCAGCCGCCGTGCCTGCTTGGCACGAAGCCCAAGCGCAACCAGGCGTACGTCTGGGGGTTGGCCAAGGCGGACAGGTCCCTGTACTTCGGCACGGTGGCCAACACGCTGTGCCTGGTGCAGCAGGGCTTCCTCGGCTTCGCCACGCCCCAGGAGAACCCCTTCTGGGTCTGCGAGTTCGGCGCCAGCCAGTCCGGCACCGGTGATTACCGCCCGCCGGACCTGCAACGGTACAAGCTCGACACGCGGGAGCTCGCGTCGCTCAACGGCGAGCTGCCCATCTGGGCGGACATGCTGCGGCGCACCACCGTGGGCCTGCGCTCCGCGGGCGCGCAGGACGGCGTCGTCTTCCTGGCCGGTCCCAGCCTCATCCGGGGCATCAACCTGTTCGCGTTCGACGCCAGGGACGGAGGCTTCCTCGGCGCGAAGAACCTCCCCCAGTTCAACAACATCCGTGAATGGGTGAACGTCCGCGGGGCGCTCTACACGGGCGTGGCGTACAGCGTGGTGCAGGGCAATTCGCCGGGCGGTGCCGTCCTGCGGTGGCGCGGCCGGAAGTCCACCAACCACGAGGTCCTCTTCAACTTCGACGTCGTGGGCAAGACGGACGCGGAGGTGGCCAACCTGGTGGAGCACGCCGGCCGCAT
This genomic window from Myxococcus hansupus contains:
- a CDS encoding right-handed parallel beta-helix repeat-containing protein translates to MDASLAPDSDTAEIHAHETGGAAPTLHEVFQAPTCGFIPCRVSEAGDVLTLMEDCVTPTTLYIPDGYTLDGAGHAITAMGGPGARFVGPIARNCGPRASYRDLTLVMLEFAEACNTGDDVLTGILYDNASGSISGTQLFNIRHGTGDRACQEGMGIVARGTDSATEPYTVDIQDSVLSGYQKAGIVVTGAVVANVTDNRIIGAGPLGSIVQAGIQLGLGATGTLEGNAIFGNTYTGSGVAAGILVHGGALHGGPLSSGITIRDNTLFNNDIGVYLAQGTAGGSPPQAATRITVVDNLIHYDVVTNGFVYQAAISDLGTGNIIHSNTITGAGYDPETLPGATFSVDVVAGAASTLVFFTPSRRVAVGACSGPLILQAQDADGNLSRPAETGLTLTALGPAAAGIQFFANANCEGPTVTELDIANAQAQGTFSFRAARTGSVSVFAWNEDLAGAQSQVVTAGLADGPHTAPPR
- a CDS encoding glycosyl hydrolase family 18 protein, with product MNRLVVGLVSWMAMVMATGGNAARAEQTEAPPELVPVMTSWIYRDVMEAPWQDYSWAQRSLTNTSPVAAGRYSISTTMRAWEGLYFNTPPLSANPGAMLTVRVHGGSAGTNAVLLARAVVNGNFTPGTELGPYCTGGRIRANAWVTCDVPVSLLAPQGAALTGLVLQEGRGVNLSTLYFDELGVRGLTAPPPPVEVAIQPTSVTVPAGGTQTFTATVTGSTNTAVTWSVQEGSVGGVISAAGVYTAPATAGTYHVTATSQAAPSKSAVATVNVTRAPPPLGSKWVSGYYTGWNAEMYPPEKVDFSALTHILVGRVTPNPDGTVNTQFDNSNGPAIARTLSRRAHEAGRKAIIMVGGAGEHDGWVGAASNANRARFVQNLLNAMDSFGYDGLDIDWEPVEPADKPFLLALIQELRAARPQMLLTMPIGWVNSNFPGDADPWFVNLAPSLDQMNVMSYEMTGPWGGWLSWYTSALKGESGLHPTSVSFSLNAWVNAGIPKAKLGMGIPFYGMAWRNITGPYQPYTDWSDYVGSDNSFTYKKILELSATGTYRWDDAAQASYVTFDVPVEDGTVRWISYDSPQAIAAKGAFTHDNGFGGTIIWTLNQGCTDPATGANPLLDAVKGAFLP